The genomic DNA CATAGATTCCAGCCTCAGAACCCCCTCTCTGGAGCTCAGCAGTTTGTGGCAAAGGAGCCCCAGGGTGATGACGACTTGAAACTTTGTTCACACACCATGATGCTTCCCACTCGAGGTCAACTTGAAGGGAGAATGATCGTGACTGCCTATGAGCACGGGCTGGACAATGTCACTGAGGAGGCCGTCTCTGCTGTGGTCTATGCGGTGGAGGTTGGTGGGCGTCTAGAAATAACTACACATAATTGTGACGAGCTTGTGTGTGGAAAGCTGACTCTGACAGGAACTGGACGGCACTCTCTGTCATCATTGAAGGAGACACACTTCACACTGTAAAACTGCAGAATTGCTTTTGATTGACAGGTTTTCCAGACAGTTCCCCACAGTGCCCTTGGTTCTGCTTGCCTCTCGTGTGAGAAACTCTAGTGGCGCAGTGTGTAAGGTCGTGCTGCATTTAAAGAGTGTCAGTGTGGACATCTAAATAGTTCCACCCACTGTTTGAGTCATCCCCTCANTAAGTTATTTGACAGAACATACATTGCACCAATGCCAAGGCAGTACACAGACAAGTTTCTGGTGCACATTTTCCTCATAGACACTTGTAAGATAATAGTTGTCTTAAATGAATTCTGTGTGAAAACCCGTATTAAGTTGCACAAGGGCATGTTGATAAGACAGATTGGTCTGAGTAAGTGCCCAGCCTGACTCTGGAGCTCTGTGCTGACATATGATAAGAGGGCTCTGCTTTCACACTACCCAGCCAGCTCTGATGTACTCAGCTCTTCTGTAGGCGAAGAGGATTTGAGCAGACATGCATGGTGTTCTCTTGTCTGTTTGAAGAGCTTTTGAGAGCAAAAGCTCTTGCAGTGAACTTTGTAACCAGCCAATACTAGTGTGTCAGATTTCTTACGTCAAATTTCAAAgtcatttgtctttaaaaaaagtattttctttcccaAAACTCATTTCTGAGAAGCATCAGCtaaggaaaacaagacaaatgCATGTGGCGTGGTGGCCATCTGCCCTGTGTGATGTCAAATCTCAGCCctgcaaaccaaaataaaatccaCTTCCAAGAGAAGCTCCCCATGGAGCACGGCCCCCTGAGAGCAGAGTGAAGGCAGCTCACCCCTCACCCGTACCCTGCATCTGTGGCCGTGGGCTCTGTTCAGGAGCATTTCTGTCAGGCTGCATCTCCACCTAAACGGGACGAGCACTTGACAGTGGAACTTCTACGCTTTGCTTTTGAGGGtttcttgctatttttcttttgtttttacagaaTCACCTCAAAGATATTCTGACCTCAGTTGTGTCGAGAAGGAAAGCTTACCGGGTACGGGATGGTCATTTTAAATACGCCTTTGGGAGCAACGTGACGCCACAGCCATACCTGAAGAATAgtgtggtggcttacaacaaCTTGGTTGAAGGCCCTCCAGCCTTCTCTGCTCCATGTGCCAGTCAGAGCCCAGCGTCTCAGCCACACCCCGACGATGCTGAGCAGCAGGCTGCATTCCTATTGGCCTGCTCGGGGGACACGCTGCCTGCATCTCTGCCTCCAGTGAACATGTATGACCTGTTTGAAGCTTTGCAGGTACACAGGGAAGTCATTCCTACACATACTGTGTATGCCCTTAACATTGAAAGGATCATCATGAAACTCTGGCACCCCAATCACGAAGAGCTACAACAAGACAAAGTCCACCGCCAGCGCCTGGCCGCCAAAGAAGGACTTTTGCTCTGCTAAATTAGAATTTGAAGATTTGGGACCATCACTAAATTAAttggttgctgaaaattgaatgCTTTTGAGTCCACATTTCAAAACTGAagtgtatagtgtatgtataaCCTTTCCTATGGAAATGTGACATTTGAGTGCATTTTGTGTTGCTACTGTGAAGCCATTAATATGTCTGACTGATGACCTGGGTGTCTGTGTCCCCACGTATAGGAGCAGTCATTGGTCTGTGTCTGAGTAGGGATCTTAAGACACCTGAGGTGTATCTGGTCTGTCAGTAATTAGGTGACATCGTAGAATAAAGATGCTGTGTCCGTTCAGTCCCATGATTAGCAGGACCACTGTGTGTTCAGTGATGTATGTTCTGTATCTGGCAGCGTAAAATCTGCTTTTCCTAAAGAACTATTCTCTGCATATTGGTGGAATAGCCTAGTGTTCA from Mus caroli unplaced genomic scaffold, CAROLI_EIJ_v1.1 scaffold_18195_1, whole genome shotgun sequence includes the following:
- the LOC110287617 gene encoding transcriptional adapter 1-like, which translates into the protein FQPQNPLSGAQQFVAKEPQGDDDLKLCSHTMMLPTRGQLEGRMIVTAYEHGLDNVTEEAVSAVVYAVENHLKDILTSVVSRRKAYRVRDGHFKYAFGSNVTPQPYLKNSVVAYNNLVEGPPAFSAPCASQSPASQPHPDDAEQQAAFLLACSGDTLPASLPPVNMYDLFEALQVHREVIPTHTVYALNIERIIMKLWHPNHEELQQDKVHRQRLAAKEGLLLC